From a region of the Paenibacillus lutimineralis genome:
- the prmC gene encoding peptide chain release factor N(5)-glutamine methyltransferase yields the protein MLSKRSSWTKENNALKRNGYQLSGALTILEARKEASSFLADVGVNEPDSNAELLLRHVLGLEGAKYLLGLRDPFPIESKEAWEAAINRKAAGEPAQYIIGEQEFYGLTFKVTPAVLIPRPETELLVEQIAELGDLLWPGGAPQAADIGTGSGAIAAALAHLRPAWSITASDISPEALAVAQDNVRRLGLGVKFKQGNLLGPFAGEPLDIVVSNPPYIPADTIAELQPEVRDYEPRGALDGGPDGLYPYRVMMQQLALLPEPPKLIGFELGMGQAADVADMLRTAGHWREILTITDLAGIDRHVIGMA from the coding sequence TTGCTGAGCAAGCGGAGCTCATGGACAAAGGAGAATAATGCCTTGAAACGTAACGGATATCAACTATCTGGAGCGCTCACTATTCTGGAAGCCCGTAAAGAGGCTTCTTCTTTTTTAGCGGATGTTGGTGTAAACGAGCCGGACTCCAATGCGGAACTGTTACTTCGCCACGTACTCGGGCTTGAGGGGGCGAAGTATTTGCTTGGCCTTCGCGATCCGTTCCCGATAGAGAGCAAGGAGGCCTGGGAGGCGGCCATTAACCGTAAGGCCGCAGGTGAGCCAGCGCAGTATATTATCGGGGAGCAGGAATTCTACGGCCTGACCTTCAAGGTCACGCCGGCGGTGCTGATCCCTCGCCCGGAAACGGAGCTGCTGGTGGAGCAAATCGCTGAGCTTGGCGATTTGTTGTGGCCTGGCGGCGCTCCGCAGGCCGCCGATATCGGTACCGGCAGCGGCGCGATTGCTGCCGCGTTGGCCCATCTGCGCCCAGCCTGGAGCATCACGGCGAGTGACATCTCGCCGGAAGCGCTAGCAGTGGCGCAGGACAATGTCCGGCGGCTTGGCCTGGGTGTCAAGTTCAAGCAGGGGAATCTGCTTGGACCGTTCGCTGGCGAGCCGCTGGACATCGTGGTGTCTAATCCGCCGTATATACCGGCGGATACGATCGCTGAGCTGCAGCCGGAGGTACGCGATTATGAGCCGCGCGGCGCGCTGGACGGCGGTCCAGACGGGCTGTACCCTTATCGCGTCATGATGCAGCAGCTCGCTCTGCTGCCCGAGCCACCGAAGCTGATCGGCTTCGAACTTGGTATGGGCCAAGCGGCAGATGTGGCTGATATGCTGCGTACCGCAGGACATTGGCGCGAGATATTGACGATTACGGACTTGGCTGGCATCGACCGTCATGTGATCGGCATGGCATAA
- a CDS encoding low molecular weight protein arginine phosphatase — protein MRILFICTGNTCRSPMAEGMLRKLAKDRGMSLDVRSAGVAASEGTSMSAHAAAVLRDQGIEDRITSTPLSEGLVDWADLILTLTGGHRRHVIQYFPVAADKIYTLKEYVENDLQVLEAQDELHQLVAELELDRALGKELDTARQRRLAELLRQMPAYDISDPFGGSRMEYNATALEIRSALEQLLDKLEKTDFKNSGEA, from the coding sequence ATGCGAATATTATTTATATGCACGGGCAATACTTGCCGCAGCCCTATGGCGGAAGGAATGCTTCGCAAGCTGGCCAAGGATCGTGGGATGTCGCTGGATGTACGCTCGGCCGGGGTAGCCGCTTCCGAAGGAACCTCGATGTCTGCACACGCCGCAGCTGTACTTAGGGACCAGGGGATTGAGGATCGTATTACTTCAACACCGCTAAGTGAGGGATTGGTTGATTGGGCTGATTTGATTCTTACTCTGACTGGTGGACATAGACGGCATGTCATTCAATATTTTCCTGTAGCAGCTGATAAAATATATACGTTAAAAGAGTATGTAGAGAATGATCTACAAGTGCTTGAGGCCCAAGATGAGCTGCATCAACTGGTCGCTGAGCTTGAGCTTGACCGGGCGCTTGGTAAGGAACTGGATACGGCAAGACAACGGAGGCTTGCGGAGTTGCTTCGGCAGATGCCGGCTTACGACATTTCCGATCCATTCGGGGGTTCCCGGATGGAATATAATGCGACTGCGCTAGAGATTAGATCCGCACTGGAGCAACTGCTGGACAAGCTAGAGAAGACTGACTTCAAGAACTCCGGCGAGGCATAG
- a CDS encoding manganese efflux pump MntP family protein, which yields MNEALERIGELLTILFMAIALGMDAFSLGIGVGVNGVRRRDVLRIVMTVSFFHILMPVLGILTGHYVGELLGYLTKFVSGGLLLLLGGHMIYSSLKSGANQFINYRSWPGIFLFSLSVSVDSFSVGVSLGMFHSELLLTVLTFGLFGGLMSLFGLALGRGVSRSLGDYGEAVGGSILFAFGLMFIF from the coding sequence ATGAACGAGGCCTTGGAGCGGATCGGAGAGTTACTGACGATCCTGTTCATGGCAATTGCCTTAGGAATGGATGCTTTTTCTCTAGGAATCGGTGTCGGAGTGAATGGTGTACGACGCAGGGATGTGCTGCGAATCGTTATGACGGTGTCCTTCTTTCATATTCTGATGCCGGTGTTGGGTATTCTGACGGGTCATTATGTAGGCGAACTGTTAGGCTATTTGACCAAATTTGTGTCGGGCGGTCTGCTCCTGCTGCTAGGGGGACATATGATATATAGCTCGCTCAAGAGTGGGGCGAATCAGTTCATTAACTACCGTTCCTGGCCAGGCATATTTCTGTTCTCCCTAAGCGTCAGCGTGGACTCCTTCTCTGTTGGCGTCTCGTTGGGAATGTTCCATAGCGAGCTGCTATTAACGGTGCTTACGTTTGGTTTGTTCGGTGGGTTGATGTCCCTGTTCGGGCTGGCGCTCGGTCGGGGGGTCAGCCGCAGTCTGGGGGATTACGGAGAAGCTGTTGGCGGATCGATTCTATTTGCATTTGGACTGATGTTTATCTTTTGA
- the spoIIR gene encoding stage II sporulation protein R, with translation MGMNRKSIALIFFSVLILFMSWEGQKVDTAAAEGLIPQESIRLRILANSDGVGDQAVKRKVRDAVVEQMNAWVGELEDPQSLEAARGIIRDHLPEIGDKVQQTLADNGKEYSYQVELGVVPFPTKMYGGAVYPAGDYEALRITLGEGKGKNWWCVLFPPLCFVDAGSGDALAKDKGKETEKAKEEEKVKDASAPSDTVKKSKAKAKAKTVSDTVDASDEPRQVQPEETEVRFFLWDALVSLWKGIVNLF, from the coding sequence ATGGGGATGAACCGGAAATCTATTGCACTCATATTTTTTAGTGTTCTTATTCTATTTATGTCTTGGGAAGGGCAGAAGGTGGATACGGCTGCTGCCGAGGGACTGATTCCTCAAGAGTCGATCCGGTTAAGGATATTGGCCAATTCCGATGGAGTGGGTGATCAAGCGGTTAAGCGGAAGGTCCGCGACGCTGTAGTTGAACAGATGAATGCTTGGGTTGGCGAGCTGGAGGATCCGCAGAGTCTGGAGGCAGCTAGAGGTATTATCCGGGACCATTTGCCGGAAATCGGTGATAAGGTCCAGCAGACGCTAGCTGATAATGGTAAAGAGTACAGTTATCAAGTCGAGCTGGGGGTTGTTCCGTTCCCGACTAAAATGTACGGAGGCGCTGTATACCCGGCAGGTGACTATGAGGCACTGCGCATTACGTTGGGAGAAGGCAAAGGGAAGAATTGGTGGTGCGTGCTTTTTCCACCGCTATGCTTCGTGGATGCAGGCAGTGGGGATGCGCTAGCTAAGGATAAGGGCAAGGAGACGGAAAAGGCGAAGGAAGAGGAAAAGGTGAAGGATGCTTCCGCTCCGTCGGATACCGTCAAGAAGTCAAAGGCAAAGGCAAAAGCAAAGACAGTTTCTGATACCGTCGATGCTTCTGACGAGCCGAGGCAGGTACAGCCTGAAGAGACAGAGGTACGTTTTTTCTTATGGGACGCGCTGGTAAGTTTGTGGAAGGGAATCGTGAATTTATTTTAA
- a CDS encoding DUF72 domain-containing protein codes for MITIGLVGWGDQEDLYPAGTPASRRLSMYARHFSVVEVDSSFYAILNPDTYRRWLAETPTPFSFFLKAFQGMTGHSRGRTNYNSPGEMFQAYLDSISPVVEAGRLKAILFQFPPWFDCCQEHVRQLRAIRKWMGSLPLALEFRHQSWYSPEHQEGTLAIMREQGWIHTICDEPQVGQGSVPAVLVPTDPDLTFIRLHGRNDEGWAQSGAENWREVRNLYRYSREELLEWQGKLAEIQALGTKEVCMIFNNNSGGDAAMNAREMMSILGLDTAELPPRQMDLFAEGDS; via the coding sequence ATGATTACAATTGGTCTTGTGGGCTGGGGAGATCAAGAGGATCTATACCCTGCCGGGACACCGGCGAGTCGGAGACTCAGTATGTATGCACGGCATTTTTCTGTTGTGGAAGTGGATAGCTCCTTTTATGCAATCCTTAACCCAGATACATATCGTCGTTGGCTGGCCGAGACTCCTACTCCTTTTTCCTTTTTTCTCAAAGCATTTCAGGGGATGACCGGGCATTCCCGCGGCAGAACGAACTATAACAGCCCCGGGGAAATGTTCCAGGCCTATTTGGATTCGATCAGTCCAGTCGTAGAAGCGGGACGCTTGAAGGCAATATTGTTTCAATTCCCGCCATGGTTTGATTGCTGTCAGGAGCATGTGCGACAATTGCGGGCGATCCGCAAATGGATGGGGAGTTTGCCCCTCGCCCTCGAATTCCGCCATCAGAGCTGGTATTCTCCAGAGCATCAGGAAGGGACGCTGGCCATCATGCGTGAGCAGGGCTGGATTCACACCATATGTGACGAGCCTCAGGTGGGACAAGGTTCCGTACCTGCGGTGCTCGTCCCAACCGATCCCGATTTGACATTTATCAGACTGCACGGACGCAACGATGAGGGCTGGGCCCAGAGCGGGGCCGAGAATTGGCGGGAGGTACGCAATTTATATCGCTATAGTAGAGAAGAGTTGCTGGAATGGCAGGGCAAGCTGGCCGAAATTCAAGCCTTGGGCACCAAGGAGGTCTGCATGATCTTCAATAACAATTCCGGTGGAGATGCAGCGATGAATGCCAGAGAGATGATGTCTATTCTTGGGCTAGATACGGCTGAACTACCACCACGACAGATGGATTTGTTCGCAGAGGGTGACTCATAA
- the upp gene encoding uracil phosphoribosyltransferase, translating to MGKLIVCDHPLIQHKLTFIRDMNTNTKDFRELVDEVATLMAYEITREIPLETIKVQTPVTETEAKVISGRMLGLIPILRAGLGMLDGVLKLLPAAKVGHVGLFRDPETLQPVEYYIKLPTDVQERELIVIDPMLATGGSAIAAIDALKKRGCTQIKMMNLIAAPEGVKAVHDVHPDVDIYVAALDERLNDHGYIIPGLGDAGDRLYGTK from the coding sequence ATGGGAAAATTAATAGTATGTGATCACCCCTTAATTCAGCACAAATTAACGTTCATTCGAGACATGAACACGAATACGAAGGATTTTCGTGAATTGGTTGACGAAGTAGCTACATTGATGGCCTATGAGATTACGAGGGAAATTCCGCTTGAGACAATTAAAGTTCAGACTCCTGTGACCGAGACAGAAGCCAAGGTTATCTCTGGGCGTATGCTCGGTCTGATTCCTATTTTACGTGCAGGTCTCGGTATGCTTGATGGCGTATTGAAACTGCTTCCGGCAGCGAAGGTAGGACATGTTGGTCTTTTCCGCGATCCTGAGACACTGCAGCCTGTGGAATATTACATTAAGCTTCCTACCGATGTACAGGAGCGTGAGTTGATTGTCATTGACCCGATGCTGGCAACGGGCGGCTCGGCTATTGCTGCGATCGATGCGCTGAAGAAACGCGGCTGCACACAGATTAAGATGATGAACCTGATCGCTGCTCCAGAAGGAGTCAAGGCAGTTCATGATGTCCATCCTGATGTAGATATTTACGTAGCTGCACTGGACGAGCGTCTGAATGATCATGGGTATATTATTCCTGGACTTGGCGACGCAGGAGACCGCTTGTACGGAACAAAATAG
- the glyA gene encoding serine hydroxymethyltransferase: protein MDQLRKQDPAVLEAMNLELKRQQSNIELIASENIVSEAVMEAMGSVLTNKYAEGYPGKRYYGGCEHVDIVEDIARDRAKELFGAEHANVQPHSGAQANMAVYLAALKPGDTVLGMNLAHGGHLTHGSPVNASGLLYNFVAYGVQEDSFLIDYDEVRKAAFKHRPRLIVAGASAYPRIIDFEKIAQIANDVGALFMVDMAHIAGLVAAGLHPSPVPHAHFVTTTTHKTLRGPRGGMILCRKPWAAAIDKAVFPGTQGGPLMHVIASKAVALGEALQPSFKVYAENVVKNAKVLAETLVSEGLNLVSGGTDNHLMLIDTRNLNITGKDAEHVLDSIGITVNKNAIPFDPTSPFVTSGIRIGTPAATSRGMDEEAMKEIGRIIATTLKSSQDEAVLAECRSRVSNLTDRYPLYSELTY from the coding sequence ATGGATCAATTGAGAAAGCAAGACCCGGCTGTACTGGAAGCGATGAACCTGGAACTGAAGCGTCAACAGAGCAACATTGAATTGATTGCATCGGAGAACATCGTTAGTGAGGCGGTTATGGAAGCGATGGGTTCGGTTCTGACGAACAAATATGCAGAAGGTTATCCAGGCAAACGCTACTACGGGGGCTGTGAGCATGTTGACATTGTTGAGGACATTGCTCGCGATCGGGCCAAGGAACTGTTTGGTGCTGAGCACGCCAATGTGCAGCCGCACTCTGGAGCTCAAGCGAACATGGCCGTCTATCTTGCCGCTTTGAAGCCTGGCGATACGGTGCTTGGTATGAATCTGGCCCATGGTGGCCATTTGACGCACGGAAGTCCTGTTAACGCATCTGGCTTGCTCTATAACTTCGTAGCCTATGGTGTGCAAGAAGATAGCTTCCTGATCGATTATGATGAAGTCCGTAAAGCGGCCTTCAAGCATCGCCCTCGTCTGATCGTTGCTGGAGCGAGCGCTTATCCACGCATTATTGATTTCGAGAAAATTGCACAGATCGCTAATGATGTAGGCGCATTATTCATGGTCGATATGGCGCATATCGCCGGATTGGTAGCTGCTGGTTTGCATCCAAGCCCAGTGCCTCATGCTCATTTTGTGACGACAACCACTCACAAGACATTGCGCGGACCACGCGGCGGGATGATCCTATGCCGCAAGCCTTGGGCTGCTGCTATCGACAAGGCGGTATTCCCAGGTACACAAGGCGGGCCGTTGATGCATGTTATTGCTTCTAAAGCTGTCGCTTTGGGTGAAGCGCTGCAACCTTCGTTCAAAGTATATGCCGAGAATGTGGTGAAGAATGCGAAGGTGTTAGCCGAGACGCTGGTTTCTGAAGGGTTGAATCTCGTCTCCGGTGGAACGGATAATCACTTGATGTTGATTGATACTCGCAATTTGAACATCACGGGTAAAGATGCGGAGCATGTACTTGATTCTATCGGGATTACTGTGAACAAGAATGCGATTCCTTTCGATCCAACGAGTCCTTTTGTAACGAGCGGTATTCGCATCGGAACTCCGGCAGCCACCTCCAGAGGCATGGACGAGGAAGCAATGAAGGAGATTGGCCGTATTATTGCTACAACCTTGAAGTCTTCTCAAGATGAAGCAGTACTTGCCGAATGCCGTAGCCGTGTGTCCAATTTGACGGACCGCTACCCATTATATTCAGAACTTACTTATTAA
- a CDS encoding FtsW/RodA/SpoVE family cell cycle protein: protein MLNKFKKIDYTIVFILLLLMGISIAVLYSATSNTQYHGYHLRMAMYYAIGFVVFFALSLVDFRLLVKYGLYIYLLGVGLLIVVMFIGNTYYNATGWMTLPGGLSFQPAEFFKLLLVVFLAHVLYRKRKTQLAFWRDVIPICLLTFVPFMIVMAQNDLGNALSYLVILTGMLWIGGMKYSHALIALAIFAGSVIGGISAYKIYYDEVHKFFADIGREHWIERIDPWLVPDKATEKAIYHTRNAKLAIASGGMTGEGYMQGATVQSERVPLTYSDSIFVVIAEEFGFLGSSVLLLLYFVLIHRLILISLECKDRSGPLIIVGIVALFLYQIFENIGMFIGLMPLTGITLPFISYGGTSLVINMASIGVAMSIRIHGHEVEEEQQTTSAATRKPAVKSQ, encoded by the coding sequence ATGCTTAATAAATTTAAAAAAATAGATTACACGATCGTGTTCATCCTATTGCTCCTGATGGGCATCAGCATTGCTGTGCTGTATAGCGCTACCTCGAATACGCAGTATCATGGGTACCATCTGCGGATGGCCATGTATTATGCTATAGGATTTGTAGTTTTCTTCGCGTTGTCTTTGGTAGACTTTCGCTTGCTTGTGAAGTACGGCCTCTACATTTATTTGCTTGGGGTTGGATTATTGATCGTCGTTATGTTCATCGGGAATACCTATTACAATGCGACAGGCTGGATGACGCTCCCGGGTGGTCTAAGCTTCCAGCCAGCTGAGTTTTTCAAGCTCCTGCTTGTTGTATTCCTAGCTCATGTTCTATATCGGAAGCGTAAGACCCAGCTAGCTTTCTGGAGAGATGTCATCCCGATTTGTCTTCTTACCTTCGTACCATTCATGATAGTAATGGCGCAGAATGACCTTGGTAATGCGCTCAGCTATCTGGTCATCCTGACCGGAATGCTGTGGATCGGTGGCATGAAGTATTCCCATGCTCTGATTGCACTGGCGATCTTCGCCGGATCGGTCATCGGGGGCATAAGCGCCTATAAAATTTATTATGATGAAGTTCATAAATTTTTTGCTGATATTGGCCGTGAGCACTGGATTGAGCGGATTGACCCTTGGCTTGTGCCGGATAAAGCAACGGAGAAGGCGATCTATCATACGAGGAACGCCAAGCTCGCGATTGCTTCTGGCGGAATGACAGGAGAAGGCTATATGCAAGGGGCAACCGTGCAATCGGAGCGGGTTCCACTAACGTATTCGGACTCGATCTTTGTCGTTATCGCTGAAGAGTTCGGTTTCTTGGGGAGCTCGGTGCTGCTGCTGCTCTATTTTGTACTGATTCATCGCTTGATTCTGATCTCACTGGAATGCAAGGACCGAAGTGGGCCGCTGATTATCGTCGGGATTGTCGCCTTGTTCCTCTACCAGATCTTCGAGAATATCGGCATGTTCATCGGCCTGATGCCGCTGACCGGAATTACGCTGCCATTCATAAGCTACGGCGGGACCTCGTTGGTCATCAATATGGCAAGTATCGGCGTCGCGATGAGCATCCGAATCCATGGACATGAAGTGGAAGAAGAACAGCAGACGACTTCTGCTGCAACGCGGAAGCCGGCTGTGAAGTCGCAGTGA
- a CDS encoding Na+/H+ antiporter, with the protein MEILELVLIMLCLIGVSNVINRFIPFVPVPLLQIILGTAAALLPLGLHLELDTELFLVLFIAPLLYNDGKRTPREELWELRAPILLLALGLVFVTVFAGGYFIHWLIPSIPLPAAFALAAILSPTDAVAVSSLAGRINLPKGILRLLEGESLMNDASGLVAFKFAIAATVTGVFSITEAAGSFLLISIGGLVCGTIVAFLIVWLRMFIRRLGMEDVTIHMLIQILTPFAIYLITEGFGLSGILAVVAGGIVHAIEKDRTESMQAELQVVSQNTWSVILYILNGLVFVVLGLQIPGATETILHSPHYSNLQVLGFIGIISIGLILLRFIWVYLFWEGSWLLGSGDTLERPKLNSSVLLSLSGVRGAVTLAAAFSIPYFLQDGSYFPERDLIIFLAAGVILCSLIIASIMLPILSKTDEDALENEEGREREARARIIKAAIQAVKEATTDENRTAASYIVADYRRQLLTLHNDEDMDWMDSKWDKQLMKLRMTALQAERREIQNMLDRGEIAGEMATKIEEGMKQMEMLMSNKFKVVMLISVYRLRRLLSKLFLKSNKKRIPAGNLDQIRALRARTSKAAIQAIQESMNDDNRQAARTLLAQYDEVQQRMKGVTVDIEDEELLDQYKNELRIRGIQAQRNEVQSMFENGEINWTSASKLRQYINYSEAGILTVGEE; encoded by the coding sequence ATGGAAATATTAGAACTTGTACTAATTATGCTGTGTTTGATTGGAGTATCGAATGTAATTAATCGCTTCATCCCGTTCGTTCCGGTTCCTCTGCTGCAGATTATTTTGGGGACAGCCGCTGCGCTGCTTCCTCTAGGATTACATTTGGAGCTGGATACGGAGCTGTTCCTGGTTCTATTCATCGCACCGCTGTTATATAACGATGGGAAGCGGACACCGAGAGAAGAGCTATGGGAGTTAAGAGCCCCAATTCTGCTGCTCGCGCTAGGGCTTGTATTTGTTACGGTATTTGCCGGAGGTTACTTCATTCATTGGTTGATTCCTAGCATACCGCTGCCTGCAGCGTTTGCCTTGGCAGCCATATTATCTCCGACCGATGCTGTAGCGGTCTCTTCCCTGGCGGGGCGGATCAATCTGCCGAAAGGTATTCTCCGTTTGCTAGAGGGAGAGTCGCTGATGAATGACGCCTCTGGCTTGGTCGCATTTAAATTCGCTATAGCGGCCACAGTTACGGGAGTTTTCTCAATTACGGAAGCCGCTGGCAGCTTCTTGCTGATTTCTATTGGGGGACTTGTCTGCGGAACGATTGTTGCTTTCTTGATCGTATGGCTTCGAATGTTCATAAGACGTCTAGGCATGGAGGATGTCACAATCCATATGCTCATTCAGATTCTGACTCCGTTCGCCATCTACTTGATTACGGAGGGATTCGGACTCTCTGGAATTTTGGCCGTTGTTGCCGGGGGAATTGTGCACGCCATTGAGAAGGACCGTACGGAATCGATGCAGGCGGAGCTTCAAGTGGTATCGCAAAATACCTGGTCGGTTATTCTGTATATCCTTAACGGACTTGTATTCGTAGTTCTTGGACTACAGATCCCTGGGGCGACAGAGACCATTCTGCACAGCCCACATTATAGCAATCTTCAGGTACTTGGCTTCATTGGAATCATATCGATAGGCTTGATTCTTCTCCGGTTCATCTGGGTGTATCTATTCTGGGAAGGCTCCTGGCTGTTAGGCAGCGGAGATACGCTAGAGAGACCGAAGCTAAATTCATCTGTGCTTCTCTCCTTATCTGGGGTTAGAGGAGCGGTGACTTTAGCCGCGGCATTCTCTATTCCTTACTTTTTACAGGACGGTAGTTATTTTCCGGAACGGGATTTAATTATTTTCCTCGCAGCAGGGGTAATCCTCTGTTCGCTAATTATCGCCAGTATCATGTTGCCTATATTGTCCAAAACCGATGAAGATGCGCTAGAGAATGAGGAGGGCAGAGAGAGGGAAGCGCGAGCACGTATTATTAAAGCGGCGATTCAGGCCGTCAAAGAAGCGACGACCGATGAGAATCGGACAGCGGCAAGCTATATTGTTGCGGATTACCGTCGTCAGTTGCTTACTTTGCATAATGATGAGGATATGGATTGGATGGATAGCAAGTGGGATAAGCAGTTAATGAAGTTGCGGATGACTGCCCTTCAGGCGGAGCGCCGGGAAATCCAGAATATGCTCGATCGCGGAGAGATCGCAGGCGAGATGGCTACGAAGATCGAAGAGGGTATGAAGCAGATGGAGATGCTCATGTCCAACAAGTTCAAGGTCGTCATGCTGATCTCGGTATATCGGCTCCGTCGCTTATTATCGAAGCTGTTCCTGAAGAGCAATAAGAAGCGTATTCCAGCCGGGAATCTGGATCAGATTCGCGCACTTCGGGCACGTACGTCCAAGGCGGCGATCCAGGCAATTCAGGAATCGATGAATGATGACAACCGCCAGGCTGCTCGGACTCTTCTAGCCCAATACGATGAAGTACAGCAGCGTATGAAGGGCGTTACCGTAGATATTGAAGACGAGGAGCTGTTGGATCAATACAAAAATGAGCTTCGAATCCGAGGAATTCAGGCACAGCGGAATGAAGTTCAATCGATGTTCGAGAATGGGGAAATTAATTGGACATCTGCCAGCAAACTGCGGCAGTATATCAATTACTCCGAGGCGGGAATTTTGACCGTTGGAGAGGAATAA
- a CDS encoding L-threonylcarbamoyladenylate synthase has product MGNPDHKVSENRAAEEDSAEVKITRWWDVQSLVVGLDGESKSQSEGIDNGQDQGQSYGRANVLSGAVSAEYERKRAGEQIEEAGRLLAEGGVVAFPTETVYGLGADARNTAAVEAVFAAKGRPSDNPLIVHIADMEQLDGLVTEVNETARRLMEAFWPGPLTLVLPVARGAVSPRVTAGLSTVGVRMPAHDIALRLIAAAGCPVAAPSANRSGRPSPTLASHVGEDLDGRIDGIVDGGPTGVGLESTVAEVGRDGVVTVLRPGGITIEQLARYTAGVRLDAALQQAGSGTDIPAAPRAPGMKYAHYAPQGAMRIVSGAAPEAVAAKIQAELDAAAQRGEVTGVLAFDEHIDQYRADLVLSLGSLAALETAAHRLYAALRRFDARGVTYIMAESCSEEGLGSAVMNRLLKAAGHQVIHV; this is encoded by the coding sequence ATGGGAAATCCGGATCATAAAGTATCGGAAAATAGGGCTGCTGAGGAAGATTCAGCTGAAGTAAAGATCACGCGTTGGTGGGATGTACAATCGCTGGTAGTCGGTCTTGATGGCGAGAGCAAAAGCCAAAGCGAGGGAATCGACAATGGACAAGATCAGGGACAAAGTTATGGTCGGGCCAACGTTCTAAGCGGAGCGGTATCGGCTGAGTATGAACGGAAGCGTGCCGGGGAGCAGATCGAGGAAGCAGGCAGGCTGCTGGCTGAGGGTGGCGTCGTTGCCTTCCCGACCGAGACGGTCTATGGTCTTGGTGCTGACGCGCGAAATACGGCGGCGGTTGAAGCGGTATTTGCCGCCAAGGGCCGACCGTCTGACAATCCGCTGATCGTTCATATTGCCGATATGGAACAGTTAGACGGATTAGTGACAGAGGTCAACGAGACCGCAAGACGGCTGATGGAGGCATTTTGGCCCGGGCCGCTAACCTTGGTGCTGCCCGTGGCCCGGGGCGCCGTCTCGCCGCGCGTGACGGCGGGGTTGTCCACCGTGGGCGTGCGCATGCCCGCCCACGATATTGCGCTGCGGCTCATCGCCGCAGCGGGTTGCCCGGTTGCGGCGCCGAGCGCCAACCGGTCCGGGCGGCCGAGCCCGACGCTGGCGAGCCACGTCGGCGAGGATCTGGACGGCCGTATCGATGGCATCGTCGACGGCGGGCCCACGGGCGTGGGCCTGGAGTCGACGGTTGCGGAAGTCGGCCGTGACGGGGTTGTAACCGTGCTCCGCCCCGGCGGGATCACGATCGAACAGCTCGCCCGCTACACGGCGGGCGTGCGTCTGGACGCCGCCCTGCAGCAGGCGGGCAGCGGCACAGACATCCCGGCAGCGCCGCGCGCGCCGGGAATGAAGTATGCGCATTATGCGCCGCAGGGCGCAATGCGCATCGTGAGCGGGGCCGCCCCGGAAGCGGTGGCGGCCAAGATCCAGGCCGAGCTCGACGCAGCGGCCCAGCGCGGGGAAGTGACCGGTGTGCTCGCTTTTGACGAGCACATCGATCAATACCGCGCTGACCTGGTCCTCTCGCTCGGCAGCCTGGCTGCGCTGGAGACGGCGGCGCACCGTCTGTACGCGGCGCTGCGCCGCTTCGATGCTCGCGGCGTCACTTACATCATGGCCGAGTCCTGTTCAGAGGAAGGACTCGGCTCCGCCGTGATGAATCGGCTCTTGAAGGCCGCCGGCCATCAAGTAATTCATGTTTAA
- a CDS encoding TIGR01440 family protein: METKHIAEIGQQVVEILEELCATAKFGPSHLLVVGASTSEVAGQRIGTAGAEAVAADLYAGIEQVRSKYGFDVAFQCCEHLNRALVVERAVLDRLRLTEVSAVPVRKAGGSMAAFAYRQLQAPCLVESIEAHGGIDIGETLIGMHLRRVAIPFRSTRRYVGEARVTAAWTRPKLIGGERAVYQLPAATDSNVCD, from the coding sequence ATGGAAACGAAACATATTGCAGAGATTGGACAGCAGGTCGTGGAGATACTGGAAGAGCTATGCGCTACGGCGAAGTTCGGCCCGAGCCATCTGCTCGTTGTTGGCGCCAGCACCAGCGAGGTAGCCGGTCAGCGGATCGGCACGGCCGGGGCGGAGGCGGTCGCAGCCGACTTGTATGCCGGGATCGAGCAGGTTCGAAGCAAGTACGGATTTGATGTTGCATTCCAATGCTGTGAGCATTTGAACCGGGCTCTGGTCGTAGAACGTGCAGTACTTGATCGTCTACGGTTGACTGAAGTATCGGCGGTTCCGGTGAGGAAAGCGGGAGGTTCCATGGCAGCCTTCGCTTACAGGCAGTTGCAAGCTCCTTGTCTGGTGGAGAGCATAGAGGCTCATGGCGGAATTGATATTGGCGAGACGCTTATCGGCATGCATCTGCGTCGTGTTGCCATTCCTTTCCGTTCTACAAGACGTTACGTTGGTGAAGCCCGTGTCACAGCTGCATGGACTCGTCCTAAGCTGATCGGTGGCGAGCGGGCAGTATATCAGTTACCAGCAGCAACAGACTCAAACGTATGTGATTAA